The following are encoded together in the Flavobacterium sp. TR2 genome:
- a CDS encoding VWA domain-containing protein has product MRNLNFFMMAFLVLTVFGCKKADYATAETVDSTAVAATTDLIEEENYIPETNTESYAAMEENPFESPLKEPLSTFSIDVDNASYTNIRRFINEGQKVPKDAVRVEEMINFFKYKYPQPDGQHPFSINTEYSDCPWNKNSRLLKIGLQGKNVPMVNLPASNLVFLVDVSGSMDEPNKLPLLKESMKILVKELRSIDKVSIVVYAGSAGVVLEPTSGDNKDEIMDAFDDLHAGGSTAGGEGIELAYKLAQQNFIKEGNNRVVIATDGDFNVGASSDDDMLKLIEQKRESGVFLTVLGFGMGNYKDSKMEILADKGNGNYAYIDNIQEANRFLGKEFKGSMFAIAKDVKIQIEFNPNHVQAYRLIGYENRKLNAEDFKNDKIDAGELGSGHSVTALYEIVPTGVESDYIPSDLKYTKTEKSAENHSDELATVKFRYKKPDGNKSIEIVNVIADRKTDLENSSPDFKFTTAVSWFGLKLRDSKYIANSSSSDIKRLAKSGLSNDEDGYRSEFVRLVDAVN; this is encoded by the coding sequence ATGAGAAATCTTAATTTCTTTATGATGGCATTCCTCGTACTTACTGTTTTCGGCTGTAAGAAAGCTGATTACGCTACAGCGGAAACTGTAGATTCTACTGCAGTTGCAGCAACAACCGATTTAATCGAAGAGGAAAATTATATTCCTGAGACCAATACAGAAAGTTATGCAGCGATGGAAGAAAATCCGTTTGAATCTCCGCTGAAAGAACCTCTTTCTACGTTTTCTATCGATGTTGATAATGCATCGTATACCAATATCCGCAGATTTATAAACGAAGGGCAGAAAGTTCCAAAAGATGCAGTTCGTGTGGAGGAAATGATCAACTTTTTTAAATACAAATATCCGCAGCCAGATGGCCAGCATCCGTTTTCTATAAATACAGAATACAGCGATTGCCCGTGGAATAAAAATAGCCGACTGCTAAAGATTGGTTTACAGGGAAAGAACGTTCCAATGGTAAATTTGCCGGCTTCTAATCTGGTTTTTTTAGTTGACGTTTCAGGTTCGATGGATGAGCCAAACAAACTGCCATTGCTAAAAGAATCGATGAAAATTTTAGTGAAGGAGCTTAGAAGCATCGATAAAGTTTCGATTGTAGTTTATGCAGGATCTGCGGGAGTGGTTTTAGAACCAACTTCGGGCGATAATAAAGATGAAATTATGGATGCTTTTGACGATTTGCACGCAGGCGGAAGCACAGCGGGAGGAGAAGGAATCGAATTGGCGTACAAACTTGCCCAGCAGAATTTCATCAAAGAAGGAAACAATAGAGTAGTGATAGCGACTGATGGAGATTTTAATGTTGGAGCTTCTTCTGATGATGATATGCTGAAATTGATTGAGCAAAAAAGGGAGTCTGGAGTTTTCTTGACCGTTTTAGGATTTGGAATGGGCAATTACAAAGACAGTAAAATGGAAATTCTTGCCGATAAAGGAAATGGCAATTACGCTTACATTGATAACATTCAGGAAGCGAATCGTTTTCTTGGAAAAGAATTTAAAGGATCTATGTTCGCTATTGCGAAAGATGTAAAAATCCAAATTGAGTTCAATCCAAATCATGTTCAAGCATATCGATTGATTGGCTATGAAAACCGAAAACTGAATGCTGAGGATTTTAAAAATGATAAAATTGATGCAGGCGAATTAGGAAGCGGACATTCAGTAACAGCGCTATATGAAATTGTTCCGACGGGTGTAGAAAGCGATTATATTCCGTCTGATTTAAAATACACTAAAACAGAGAAATCGGCTGAAAATCATAGTGATGAATTGGCTACAGTAAAATTTAGATATAAAAAACCTGATGGCAACAAAAGCATTGAAATCGTAAATGTAATTGCAGATAGGAAAACAGATCTGGAAAACAGTTCTCCAGATTTTAAATTTACAACTGCCGTTTCTTGGTTTGGACTAAAATTGCGTGACTCAAAATATATCGCGAACAGTTCAAGTTCGGATATTAAACGATTGGCAAAATCAGGTTTGTCAAATGACGAAGATGGTTATAGATCGGAGTTTGTTAGATTGGTTGATGCTGTGAATTAA
- a CDS encoding succinylglutamate desuccinylase/aspartoacylase family protein, translating into MKNSTPLVIFGESILPGEHRTINVEIARLHTTTKLNIPVIVRRSKHEGPTILFSAGIHGDEINGVEIVRQIISKKINRPACGTIICIPVINMYGFVNKSREFPDGRDLNRVFPGSKKGSLASRFAYHIVEEILPILDYAVDFHAGGASRFNAPQIRITENNPELKVLADIFNAPFTLYSKNINGSFRKTSESANVKMLLFEGGKSLDINNEIANQGVLGTKRLLHYLGMLDSKQIAEPALTPSIYIKQSVWLRAKCSGLLHDFNLIGKFVTKGTILAIITDPFGKFEQKVKAPHDGYIINANHSPIVYEGDAIYHISKTPDNADE; encoded by the coding sequence ATGAAAAATAGTACTCCATTGGTTATTTTTGGCGAATCTATTTTGCCAGGGGAACACAGAACCATAAATGTCGAAATTGCTCGGCTTCACACCACAACTAAGTTGAATATTCCTGTAATTGTGCGCCGTTCCAAGCATGAAGGCCCGACAATTTTATTTTCGGCAGGAATACATGGCGACGAGATTAACGGCGTCGAAATTGTCCGCCAGATTATCAGTAAAAAAATAAACAGACCTGCCTGTGGTACAATAATTTGTATTCCGGTAATCAATATGTATGGTTTTGTAAACAAATCACGAGAGTTTCCCGACGGCCGCGATTTGAATCGTGTTTTTCCCGGAAGCAAAAAGGGCTCGCTGGCCAGTAGATTTGCCTATCATATTGTCGAAGAAATTCTGCCAATTCTAGATTATGCTGTCGATTTTCATGCTGGAGGAGCAAGCCGCTTTAATGCGCCTCAAATTAGAATCACAGAAAATAATCCCGAATTGAAAGTCCTGGCCGATATTTTTAATGCGCCTTTTACTTTGTATTCCAAAAACATAAACGGTTCTTTTAGAAAAACTTCTGAAAGCGCCAATGTAAAAATGCTTCTTTTTGAAGGCGGAAAATCATTAGACATTAACAACGAAATTGCAAATCAAGGTGTTTTGGGAACCAAACGTTTGCTGCATTATTTAGGAATGCTGGATTCTAAACAAATTGCTGAACCGGCATTAACGCCTTCTATTTATATTAAACAGTCGGTTTGGCTTCGAGCAAAATGTTCAGGTCTGCTGCATGATTTTAATCTGATTGGAAAATTTGTAACCAAAGGCACTATTTTAGCGATTATTACAGATCCGTTTGGTAAGTTTGAACAGAAAGTCAAAGCGCCTCATGATGGTTATATAATTAATGCCAACCATTCGCCAATTGTTTACGAAGGCGACGCTATTTATCATATATCTAAAACCCCAGACAATGCCGACGAGTAA
- a CDS encoding 5-formyltetrahydrofolate cyclo-ligase, protein MPTSKKELRIEYKNFRKALSFDEIEEKSLAIANLLIQMPIWDKTYYHVFLPIEEHKEVNTEYILHLLSGKDKEILISKSDFETRKMTHFLLTDNTKIKKNEYNIPEPVDGIEVPSSKVEVVFVPLLAFDIFGNRIGYGKGFYDKFLAECKPETIKIGLSFFESVSQIDDVFESDIKLDYCVTPDKIYQF, encoded by the coding sequence ATGCCGACGAGTAAAAAAGAACTCCGAATAGAATATAAAAATTTCCGTAAAGCACTTTCTTTTGATGAAATAGAAGAGAAAAGTCTGGCAATCGCAAACCTATTGATTCAAATGCCAATTTGGGATAAAACGTATTATCATGTTTTTCTCCCGATTGAAGAGCACAAAGAAGTCAATACCGAATATATTCTGCATTTGCTTTCTGGAAAAGACAAAGAAATCCTAATCTCTAAGAGTGATTTTGAAACCAGAAAAATGACTCATTTTCTTTTGACAGATAATACTAAAATCAAGAAAAACGAATACAATATTCCTGAGCCAGTTGACGGAATTGAAGTTCCTTCGTCTAAAGTTGAAGTAGTTTTTGTGCCGCTTTTGGCTTTTGACATTTTTGGAAACCGAATTGGCTACGGAAAAGGCTTTTACGATAAATTCTTGGCAGAATGCAAACCCGAAACTATCAAAATTGGGCTTTCTTTTTTTGAATCGGTAAGTCAGATTGATGACGTTTTTGAATCGGATATCAAATTGGATTATTGCGTTACGCCTGATAAAATTTATCAGTTTTAA
- the uvrC gene encoding excinuclease ABC subunit UvrC has translation MQSPLELQIITLPDNPGVYQYYDKDGKILYVGKAKNLKKRVSSYFNKIHDTAKTNVLVKKIVTIKHIVVPTETDALLLENNLIKTLQPRYNVLLRDDKTYPWICIKKEPFSRIFSTRNMIKDGSEYFGPYTSFKTVHTILDLIKELYPLRTCNYDLSESNINSGKFKVCLEYHIGNCKGPCEGLEPLEEYQRQVNAIREILKGNFKESLKDFKKLMNNYAQNLQFEEAQKIKEKIEVLENYQSKSTIINPKITNIDVFSIVSDESAAYVNFLQISHGSIIRSHTLEMKKKLDESDEELLELAIIELRERFQLLSKEIIVPFEIDLGENIKTTVPQLGDKKQILDLSIRNAKFYRIEQLKQLQIIDPDRHVNRIMAQMQKDLRLPSEPRHIECFDNSNIQGTNPVAACVVFKDGKPSKKDYRHFNVKTVEGPNDFASMTEIVYRRYKRLLDENEPLPQLIIIDGGKGQLSAALKSIDDLGLRGKVAIIGIAKRLEELFYPGDSIPLYLDKKSETLKVIQHLRNEAHRFGITFHRDKRSKSALNSSVESIPGIGEKTMTALIQHFKSVKRLKLATEKEISDVIGVSKAKKIVDFYKTN, from the coding sequence ATGCAAAGTCCTCTTGAACTTCAAATTATAACCTTACCCGATAATCCTGGCGTTTATCAGTATTATGATAAAGACGGGAAAATTTTGTATGTAGGAAAAGCCAAAAATTTAAAAAAAAGGGTTTCCTCCTATTTCAATAAAATTCACGATACTGCTAAAACCAATGTATTGGTAAAAAAAATCGTGACCATAAAACACATCGTAGTCCCAACCGAAACAGATGCGCTTTTATTGGAGAATAATTTAATTAAAACACTTCAGCCGAGATACAACGTTTTGCTTCGCGATGATAAAACCTATCCTTGGATCTGCATCAAAAAAGAACCTTTTTCGAGAATATTTTCTACACGAAACATGATCAAAGACGGTTCTGAATATTTTGGCCCATACACCAGTTTCAAAACTGTACATACGATTTTAGACTTGATTAAGGAATTGTATCCGCTTCGAACCTGCAATTACGATTTGAGCGAATCGAATATCAATTCCGGAAAATTTAAAGTTTGTCTGGAATATCATATCGGAAACTGCAAAGGTCCTTGTGAAGGTCTGGAACCTCTAGAAGAATACCAAAGGCAAGTCAACGCTATTCGCGAAATCCTGAAAGGAAATTTTAAAGAAAGCTTAAAGGATTTCAAGAAACTGATGAACAATTATGCGCAGAATTTACAATTTGAAGAAGCGCAGAAAATAAAAGAAAAGATTGAAGTTTTAGAAAACTATCAATCTAAATCAACTATCATCAATCCTAAGATTACCAATATTGACGTCTTTTCGATTGTTTCTGACGAAAGTGCCGCTTATGTCAACTTTCTTCAGATTTCTCATGGTTCGATCATTCGTTCGCATACTTTAGAAATGAAGAAAAAACTGGACGAATCTGATGAAGAATTGCTGGAATTGGCGATTATCGAACTTCGCGAGCGTTTTCAGCTGCTATCAAAAGAAATTATCGTTCCTTTTGAGATAGATTTGGGCGAAAACATTAAGACAACCGTTCCGCAGCTCGGAGACAAAAAACAGATTCTGGATTTGTCAATCCGAAATGCTAAATTCTACCGAATCGAACAATTAAAACAATTGCAGATTATAGATCCCGACCGCCACGTAAACAGAATCATGGCTCAGATGCAGAAAGATTTACGTCTCCCATCTGAACCAAGACATATAGAATGCTTTGATAACTCGAACATTCAGGGAACAAATCCCGTTGCGGCCTGCGTGGTTTTTAAAGACGGAAAACCAAGCAAAAAAGATTATCGCCATTTTAACGTCAAAACTGTCGAAGGCCCGAACGACTTTGCTTCGATGACCGAAATTGTGTACCGCCGCTACAAAAGATTGTTAGATGAAAACGAGCCTTTGCCACAATTAATTATTATTGATGGCGGAAAAGGACAGCTTTCAGCAGCTCTCAAAAGCATTGATGATTTGGGCTTACGCGGAAAAGTGGCCATTATCGGAATCGCAAAACGTCTGGAAGAACTTTTCTATCCTGGCGATTCAATACCGCTGTACCTCGACAAAAAATCAGAAACTTTAAAAGTCATTCAGCATTTAAGAAACGAGGCGCATAGATTCGGAATCACTTTTCACAGAGACAAAAGAAGCAAATCGGCACTTAATTCTTCAGTAGAAAGTATTCCGGGAATCGGCGAAAAAACCATGACAGCGTTAATACAACATTTCAAAAGTGTTAAAAGATTAAAATTAGCTACGGAAAAAGAAATTTCAGATGTTATAGGGGTTTCTAAAGCCAAAAAAATTGTCGACTTTTACAAAACCAACTAG
- a CDS encoding tetratricopeptide repeat protein has protein sequence MKNILYLFLFISQVFFAQGRFESANALYQKGQYKEAAQVYENILKEDKLQSAELYFNLGNCYYKLNQVAPSIYNYEKALVLKPNDPETLNNLKFAKKLTIDEIKEVPKVGFAKLIQNFISIFDYNAWAKISVALGFVFLLSFIGYYFSNGTLAKRIYFVGMFIILVAFALSISAGMSEKSHFENDRVAIVFSELSQVRHEPQKSSNGIILLHEGAKVYVLESVAGWKKIELTDGTQGWIDSSTIKEVK, from the coding sequence ATGAAAAACATACTATATCTCTTTTTATTCATCTCGCAGGTTTTCTTTGCGCAAGGGCGCTTTGAATCGGCCAATGCATTGTACCAAAAAGGGCAATATAAAGAAGCTGCACAGGTTTATGAAAACATTCTCAAAGAAGACAAATTGCAGTCTGCCGAATTGTATTTTAATCTCGGAAACTGTTATTACAAACTAAATCAAGTTGCGCCTTCGATTTACAATTATGAAAAAGCTCTGGTTCTTAAGCCAAACGACCCTGAGACTTTAAATAATCTAAAATTTGCCAAAAAACTAACTATTGACGAAATCAAGGAAGTTCCAAAAGTAGGTTTTGCAAAACTGATCCAGAACTTTATTTCTATTTTTGATTATAATGCTTGGGCCAAAATTTCTGTTGCGCTTGGTTTTGTGTTCTTATTGAGTTTTATTGGCTATTACTTTTCAAACGGTACACTTGCAAAAAGGATTTATTTTGTGGGAATGTTTATTATTTTGGTTGCATTTGCTTTGAGCATTTCGGCAGGAATGTCTGAAAAAAGCCATTTTGAAAATGATCGCGTTGCCATTGTTTTTTCTGAATTAAGCCAAGTTCGACACGAACCTCAAAAATCTTCAAATGGCATTATTCTATTGCACGAAGGAGCAAAAGTTTATGTCTTAGAAAGTGTTGCAGGCTGGAAAAAAATCGAATTGACAGATGGAACTCAAGGCTGGATTGATTCTTCAACTATCAAAGAAGTAAAATAA